One segment of Paenibacillus sp. FSL R7-0337 DNA contains the following:
- a CDS encoding CPBP family intramembrane glutamic endopeptidase, whose amino-acid sequence MNPVGQPLHQRPLTTKLILAGILGLILFVMFQIAPQLISSSDGDTTILSKSEIREKAATFAAGQLGYETAAGDEWVILYKTDSSFYGYMSREKLLPDYSKNKLDQRYPFDVYHAVLYTSGEGAARLAVDLNMYTGEPVAFAVGADADAAAGLNYGERPAAATKRTGTANPASSIPDLSLEAKESLARPWLKLWGANPAKLKIEANLDGYGLVYSDSSVTIGELPLRYQFNYLNGEVSYFRAGFSAPAWHDAYVDGQTSLAKKLTLYGYGLPTLLLGLLALIYGILRRKHTSWKRGIFLSSVHFLIMMVSSYNVVSETGSGSAEARVTALVMFIIYVLYSLLMSLLLYFSLVGGDGLWRSEEKLNPWPRASEPGYGQYVLKSIQAGYIWAFILLGVQTVMFIILSYTLDNWSTTDASQSPYNMKYAWLLPIVAWLAGLSEEAVYRLFGIRMLKKLVKNTLIASLITTLIWALGHTLYPIYPVISRPIELTVIGLLFSYIFIRYGFIAVMFSHVVFDSILMGATLIFMKDTVNIGAGTVTIILPFIVGYLVYRFNPPREPKLVESNPAP is encoded by the coding sequence ATGAATCCCGTCGGCCAGCCCCTGCATCAGCGGCCCCTTACTACCAAGCTTATCCTTGCCGGAATTCTCGGACTCATTCTATTTGTCATGTTCCAGATCGCTCCCCAGCTCATCTCCAGTTCAGATGGGGATACAACTATTCTCAGCAAAAGTGAAATCCGGGAGAAAGCCGCCACGTTTGCCGCCGGGCAGCTCGGCTACGAAACCGCAGCCGGAGATGAATGGGTGATCCTGTACAAGACAGACTCTTCTTTCTATGGCTATATGTCCCGGGAGAAGCTGCTCCCGGACTATTCCAAGAACAAGCTCGACCAGCGTTATCCATTCGATGTGTACCATGCGGTGCTCTATACGTCCGGAGAGGGGGCAGCCCGACTGGCAGTTGACCTCAATATGTATACTGGCGAGCCCGTAGCTTTTGCCGTTGGTGCCGATGCCGACGCAGCGGCCGGACTGAATTACGGCGAGCGGCCCGCGGCAGCAACCAAACGTACCGGTACTGCCAATCCTGCAAGCAGCATACCGGACTTGAGCCTGGAGGCAAAAGAAAGCCTCGCCCGCCCCTGGCTGAAGCTCTGGGGGGCCAATCCCGCCAAGCTGAAGATTGAGGCTAACCTTGATGGCTACGGACTTGTCTATTCCGACAGCTCCGTCACCATAGGTGAATTACCGCTTAGGTACCAATTCAATTATCTGAACGGCGAGGTCTCGTACTTCCGTGCCGGATTCTCGGCCCCTGCCTGGCATGATGCCTACGTGGATGGTCAGACCTCGCTGGCCAAGAAGCTAACCTTGTACGGCTATGGCCTGCCGACCCTGCTGCTGGGCCTTCTGGCGCTGATCTACGGCATTCTGCGCAGGAAGCATACTTCCTGGAAGCGCGGAATCTTCCTGAGCTCCGTCCATTTCCTGATCATGATGGTCAGCAGCTACAATGTGGTGTCCGAAACCGGCAGCGGCAGTGCTGAGGCAAGAGTTACAGCCTTAGTCATGTTCATCATCTACGTTCTATATAGTCTGCTGATGTCGCTCCTGCTCTACTTCTCCCTGGTCGGAGGGGACGGCTTGTGGCGTTCCGAGGAGAAGCTGAATCCTTGGCCCCGGGCCTCCGAGCCCGGCTACGGCCAATATGTACTGAAGAGTATCCAGGCAGGTTATATCTGGGCCTTCATTCTGCTTGGCGTACAGACCGTCATGTTCATTATTCTGTCCTATACGCTGGATAACTGGTCCACCACAGACGCCAGCCAGTCGCCTTACAATATGAAATATGCCTGGCTGCTGCCGATTGTAGCCTGGCTTGCCGGCCTCTCGGAAGAGGCGGTCTACCGTCTGTTCGGCATCCGCATGCTGAAGAAGCTAGTCAAGAATACGCTCATCGCTTCACTGATTACGACCCTGATCTGGGCGCTCGGACATACGCTCTACCCGATCTATCCGGTCATCTCGCGGCCGATTGAGCTGACGGTGATCGGTCTGCTGTTCAGCTATATTTTCATCCGGTACGGGTTCATCGCGGTGATGTTCAGCCATGTGGTATTTGACAGCATCCTGATGGGGGCGACGCTGATCTTCATGAAGGATACAGTGAATATCGGAGCCGGTACCGTCACGATCATTCTGCCGTTCATCGTAGGTTATCTGGTGTACCGCTTCAACCCTCCGCGGGAGCCGAAGCTGGTAGAATCGAATCCTGCTCCATAA